A DNA window from Sphingomonas changnyeongensis contains the following coding sequences:
- a CDS encoding TonB-dependent receptor yields MKKASWLISAACLFTAAPAFAQEAQTGAGQDQAASAQDDRGLNAGDIVVTATRRAEALSDIPIAVSAVTGESLRNSGAFDIRQLNQIAPSLLVSSTGTEANGSARIRGIGTVGDNPGLESSVAVFIDGVYRSRSGIGLNELGEIERIEVLRGPQGTLFGRNASAGLIHVISKKPSFDLGGYVEGEYGNYDYYRLAGAITGGLTDTLAARLDAVYSKRDGFLRDTVSGRDLNNRDRLFLRGQLLFEPSEDLTVRLIGDYTDRNEECCAAVYLDQATVPQVGGLLSNANSIIPVLTALGQPTARFSNPYSRDIAITPGRSYAGITKDWGLSGEVNWNLGNTTLTSITAYRSYRTNQAGDVDYGFVDILYRAPGNSAQQREFKTFTQELRLNGSAFDDKLDWLVGGFFSDEDLTLTDNLRFGAQYGRFASCRFVNAALSPFFSPGNTGCLSPTGRAALNAGLTSLGAGGALAVAGLDRLDTLNDRGTIRDRYFQNSRNWALFTHNIFHITSKLDLTIGLRYTNERKRLNASFANDNTVCTQNQALLSGLLATPLASVASGILGLSCQGNSTAELNGVTINDRRNESEFTGTGVLSWKPTDDLLVYGSYSRGYKAGGFNLDRSGLKAPVATFASLGGAQALVRNLQFDQEINDAFELGLKYSTRTFSLNAAIFRQEFQNFQLNTFNGAFFIVQNINGCGSDLGGADRDTSATTGQCGANDIVPGVLSQGVELEASLRPTRYLSIGLGYTYADTKFESNLVGTDNGAPLDPALRLLPGQQLSLAPQSVATASLSWTPPIGSNGMSGLVYFDARTQNDFNTGSDLFPQKEQDGFTVVNARIGLRGKDELWSLELWAQNLFNTRFTQVAFNSPFQAGGTNLTAFPAAQFPGGTQIFSAFLGEPRTYGLTLRSRF; encoded by the coding sequence ATGAAAAAAGCATCTTGGCTGATCTCTGCTGCCTGCCTGTTCACGGCCGCCCCGGCCTTTGCCCAGGAAGCCCAGACGGGCGCCGGGCAGGACCAGGCGGCGTCCGCACAGGATGATCGCGGGCTGAATGCCGGCGACATCGTCGTCACCGCCACCCGCCGCGCCGAGGCGCTGTCCGACATTCCGATCGCCGTGTCCGCCGTGACCGGGGAATCGCTGCGCAACTCGGGCGCGTTCGACATCCGCCAGCTCAACCAGATCGCTCCGTCGCTGCTCGTGTCGTCGACCGGCACCGAAGCGAACGGCTCGGCCCGTATCCGCGGCATCGGCACGGTCGGCGACAATCCCGGCCTTGAAAGCTCGGTCGCGGTGTTCATCGACGGGGTCTATCGCTCACGCTCTGGCATCGGTCTGAACGAACTCGGCGAGATCGAGCGGATCGAAGTGCTGCGCGGCCCGCAGGGCACGCTGTTCGGCCGCAACGCCTCGGCCGGTCTCATCCATGTCATCTCGAAAAAGCCGAGCTTCGATCTGGGCGGCTATGTCGAGGGCGAGTACGGCAATTATGATTACTACCGCCTGGCGGGCGCGATCACCGGCGGGCTGACCGACACCCTCGCGGCGCGGCTCGACGCGGTCTATTCGAAGCGCGACGGCTTTCTGCGCGACACGGTCAGCGGGCGCGATCTCAACAACCGCGACCGCCTGTTCCTGCGCGGCCAGCTGCTGTTCGAGCCGAGCGAGGACCTGACCGTCCGCCTGATCGGCGACTATACCGACCGCAACGAGGAATGCTGCGCCGCCGTCTATCTCGACCAGGCGACCGTGCCGCAGGTCGGCGGGCTGCTCAGCAACGCCAACTCGATCATTCCGGTGCTGACCGCGCTCGGCCAGCCGACCGCTCGGTTCAGCAATCCCTATTCGCGCGATATCGCCATCACCCCGGGCCGGTCCTATGCCGGCATCACCAAGGATTGGGGCCTGTCGGGCGAAGTGAACTGGAACCTCGGCAACACCACGCTGACCTCGATCACCGCCTATCGCAGCTATCGCACCAACCAGGCGGGCGATGTCGACTATGGCTTTGTCGACATTCTCTACCGCGCCCCGGGCAACAGCGCCCAGCAGCGCGAGTTCAAGACCTTCACCCAGGAACTGCGCCTCAACGGCTCGGCGTTCGACGACAAGCTGGACTGGCTCGTCGGCGGCTTTTTCTCGGATGAAGACCTGACGCTGACCGACAATCTGCGCTTCGGCGCGCAATATGGCCGGTTCGCCAGCTGCCGCTTCGTGAATGCGGCGCTGTCGCCCTTCTTCTCGCCGGGCAACACCGGCTGTCTGTCGCCGACCGGCCGTGCCGCGCTCAATGCGGGGCTGACATCGCTCGGCGCGGGCGGCGCGCTGGCGGTGGCCGGGCTCGACCGGCTCGACACGCTCAACGACCGGGGCACCATCCGCGACCGTTATTTCCAGAACAGCCGCAACTGGGCGCTGTTCACCCACAACATCTTCCACATCACCAGCAAGCTCGATCTGACGATCGGCCTGCGCTACACCAATGAACGCAAGCGGCTGAACGCCAGCTTCGCCAACGACAACACCGTCTGCACCCAGAACCAGGCGCTGCTCAGCGGCCTGCTGGCGACGCCGCTTGCCAGCGTGGCGAGCGGGATCCTCGGCCTGAGCTGCCAGGGCAACTCGACCGCCGAGCTGAATGGGGTGACGATCAACGATCGCCGCAACGAAAGCGAGTTCACCGGCACCGGCGTGCTGTCGTGGAAGCCGACCGACGACCTGCTCGTCTATGGCAGCTATTCGCGCGGCTATAAGGCGGGCGGCTTCAACCTCGACCGTTCGGGCCTGAAGGCGCCGGTCGCGACCTTTGCCAGCCTGGGCGGCGCGCAGGCGCTGGTCCGCAACCTGCAGTTCGACCAGGAAATCAACGACGCCTTCGAACTGGGCCTGAAATATTCCACCCGCACCTTCTCGCTCAACGCGGCGATCTTCCGGCAGGAATTCCAGAACTTCCAGCTCAACACGTTCAACGGCGCGTTCTTCATCGTCCAGAACATCAATGGCTGCGGCAGCGATCTGGGCGGCGCGGATCGTGACACGAGCGCGACCACCGGTCAGTGCGGTGCCAACGACATCGTTCCGGGCGTGCTCAGCCAGGGTGTCGAACTCGAAGCCTCGCTGCGGCCGACCCGCTATCTGTCGATCGGCCTTGGCTATACCTATGCCGACACCAAGTTCGAATCGAACCTTGTCGGCACCGACAATGGCGCTCCGCTCGATCCGGCGCTGCGCCTGCTGCCGGGTCAGCAGCTGTCGCTCGCGCCGCAGTCGGTCGCGACCGCCTCGCTCAGCTGGACGCCGCCGATCGGCAGCAACGGCATGTCGGGCCTCGTCTATTTCGACGCGCGCACGCAGAACGACTTCAACACCGGCTCCGACCTGTTCCCGCAAAAGGAACAGGATGGCTTCACGGTGGTGAATGCCCGTATCGGCCTGCGCGGCAAGGATGAGCTCTGGTCGCTCGAACTGTGGGCGCAGAACCTGTTCAACACCCGCTTCACCCAGGTGGCGTTCAACTCGCCCTTCCAGGCGGGCGGCACCAACCTGACCGCCTTCCCGGCGGCGCAGTTCCCCGGCGGCACGCAGATCTTCTCGGCGTTCCTCGGCGAACCGCGCACCTATGGCCTGACGCTGCGCAGCCGCTTCTGA
- a CDS encoding S10 family peptidase — MMLQNRIAALLAASLLATPLGAPLAAQDKPKDESRAEKSAERAPQIVTVRRTGTFGGQRISYAATAGEMFLKDNDGTPKAAINYYSYVKEPRDPSRPVTFLFNGGPGSGSVWLHMGAFGPKRVAIPSDGRDDGAPPYPIVDNPDSLLDVTDIVFIDPVGTGFSHALGKTDPKEYWGVTKDAKAVAQFIRLWLNDNGRWNSPKFLGGESYGTTRSAAVANELEGQYNDVGLNGIILISAILDFGAQAEVEGNDMPYVIAVPSMAAVAWYHNKVADRPASLAAFVAEARAFATGPYATALLKGVALAGEERAAVRRQLARFTGLSEEFLERTDLRPAPGRFWKELLRDRGLVVGRLDSRYTGRDRDNAGEGFDNDPSFYGIDAGYAAAINAYVRDDLGFKTDRQYVTIGSVQPWDWDLGRGEDVYYKSVAPYLGRSLRENSGLRIFVGQGYYDFATPFFGAEYALSRTGFPADRIKFEYYESGHMMYVRDEDRAKLTRDIRAFIRSR; from the coding sequence ATGATGTTGCAGAACAGGATCGCCGCCTTGCTCGCCGCAAGCCTGCTGGCCACCCCGCTTGGTGCCCCGCTTGCCGCGCAGGACAAGCCCAAGGACGAAAGCCGCGCCGAAAAGTCCGCCGAACGCGCGCCCCAGATCGTGACCGTGCGCCGCACCGGCACCTTTGGCGGCCAGCGCATCAGCTATGCCGCGACCGCCGGCGAAATGTTCCTGAAGGACAATGACGGCACGCCCAAGGCGGCGATCAATTACTACAGCTATGTCAAGGAACCGCGCGACCCCAGCCGGCCCGTGACCTTCCTGTTCAACGGCGGCCCCGGCTCCGGCTCGGTCTGGCTGCACATGGGCGCGTTCGGCCCCAAGCGGGTCGCCATCCCGTCGGATGGCCGTGACGACGGCGCCCCGCCCTATCCGATCGTCGACAATCCGGATTCGCTGCTCGACGTCACCGACATCGTGTTCATCGATCCGGTCGGCACCGGCTTCAGCCATGCGCTCGGCAAGACCGACCCCAAGGAATATTGGGGCGTGACCAAGGACGCGAAAGCCGTCGCCCAGTTCATCCGCCTGTGGCTCAATGACAATGGCCGGTGGAACAGCCCGAAATTCCTCGGCGGCGAAAGCTATGGCACCACCCGTTCGGCCGCGGTCGCGAACGAGCTGGAGGGCCAGTATAACGATGTCGGGCTCAACGGGATCATCCTGATCTCGGCCATTCTCGATTTCGGCGCGCAGGCCGAGGTCGAGGGCAATGACATGCCCTATGTCATCGCCGTGCCGTCGATGGCGGCGGTCGCCTGGTATCACAACAAGGTCGCCGACCGGCCGGCGAGCCTTGCCGCGTTCGTTGCCGAGGCGCGCGCCTTTGCCACCGGCCCCTACGCCACCGCGCTGCTCAAGGGCGTGGCGCTGGCCGGCGAGGAACGCGCGGCGGTGCGTCGCCAGCTCGCCCGCTTCACCGGTCTGTCGGAAGAGTTTCTGGAACGCACCGATCTGCGGCCCGCGCCCGGCCGGTTCTGGAAGGAGCTGCTGCGCGACCGGGGGCTCGTCGTCGGGCGGCTCGACAGCCGCTATACCGGCCGCGACCGCGACAATGCCGGCGAGGGGTTCGACAATGACCCGAGCTTCTACGGCATCGATGCCGGCTATGCGGCGGCGATCAACGCCTATGTGCGCGACGATCTGGGGTTCAAGACCGACCGCCAATATGTGACCATCGGTTCGGTCCAGCCCTGGGACTGGGATCTGGGCCGGGGCGAGGACGTCTATTACAAGTCGGTCGCGCCCTATCTGGGCCGGTCGCTGCGCGAGAATAGCGGTCTCAGGATCTTCGTCGGCCAGGGCTATTATGACTTCGCCACCCCGTTCTTCGGGGCCGAATATGCCCTCAGCCGCACCGGCTTTCCGGCCGACCGGATCAAGTTCGAATATTATGAATCCGGCCACATGATGTATGTGCGCGACGAGGACCGGGCCAAGCTGACCCGCGACATCCGCGCCTTTATCCGCAGCCGTTGA
- a CDS encoding acyl-CoA thioesterase, with product MTTAAPHEHPIRILPDDIDFMGHVNNSRYLNWVQDAVVSHWRRFAPADEVAAKLWVALKHEITYRKPAFIDDQVIATVMLEKVEGARAFYETLIKRGEEVLAEVRSSWCCIDVNTRRPVRLAADLIARFMQRMEEVGDRA from the coding sequence ATGACGACCGCCGCCCCGCACGAGCACCCGATTCGCATCCTGCCCGACGACATTGATTTCATGGGCCATGTGAACAACAGCCGTTATCTGAACTGGGTGCAGGATGCGGTCGTCAGCCATTGGCGGCGCTTCGCCCCGGCGGACGAGGTGGCGGCCAAGCTGTGGGTCGCGCTCAAGCACGAGATCACCTATCGCAAGCCCGCCTTCATCGACGATCAGGTGATCGCGACGGTGATGCTGGAAAAGGTCGAAGGCGCGCGCGCCTTTTACGAGACGCTGATCAAGCGCGGCGAGGAGGTGCTGGCCGAAGTGCGCTCGAGCTGGTGCTGCATCGACGTCAACACCCGGCGTCCTGTGCGGCTGGCCGCCGATCTGATCGCCCGCTTCATGCAGCGGATGGAAGAGGTCGGCGACCGCGCCTGA
- a CDS encoding helicase HerA-like domain-containing protein has product MAEDGIFIGAAMGATGLADSPQLLNFRRANRHGLIAGATGTGKTVTLQGLVEGFSRAGVPSFVADVKGDLAGLAMPGSPLAKTHAIFAARAAEIGMTDWAYADTPVQFWDLFGEQGHPVRATVSDMGPVLLARLMNLNDTQEGVLTIAFHVADQDGLLLLDLDDLQAMLAHCAERAAELTTSFGNVSKQSVGAIQRALLQLRAQGGDHFFGEPALDLADFLKTDEAGRGVVNLLAADRLMASPRLYSTFLLWLLSELFERLPEVGDPDRPKLVFFFDEAHLLFNEAPPALIEKIEQVVRLIRSKGVGVYFITQNPVDIPDTVAGQLGNRVQHALRAFTPRDQKAIRAAAETFRANPGVDVATAITELKVGEALVSLLQPDGAPSPVARTLIKPPASRVGPLTAEERAAVRAADAIGGRYATRIDRESAEEMLAARAEAAAARAAQTRTANEEPDDARGSGQGTLDIALRSAARAASSSLGRQVANEIGRAMFGGGGRRRRSEGGLAGQLLRGMLGTLLK; this is encoded by the coding sequence ATGGCCGAAGACGGGATCTTCATCGGCGCAGCGATGGGCGCGACGGGTCTGGCCGACAGCCCGCAGCTGCTCAACTTCCGCCGCGCGAACCGCCACGGGCTGATCGCGGGGGCGACCGGAACCGGCAAGACCGTGACGCTGCAGGGGCTGGTCGAAGGGTTCAGCAGGGCGGGCGTTCCGTCCTTCGTCGCCGATGTGAAGGGCGATCTGGCCGGGCTGGCCATGCCGGGATCGCCACTCGCCAAGACCCATGCGATCTTCGCCGCGCGCGCCGCCGAGATCGGCATGACCGACTGGGCCTATGCCGACACGCCGGTGCAGTTCTGGGACCTGTTCGGCGAACAGGGGCATCCGGTGCGCGCCACCGTGTCGGACATGGGGCCGGTGCTGCTCGCCCGGCTGATGAACCTCAACGACACGCAGGAAGGCGTGCTGACCATCGCCTTTCACGTCGCCGATCAGGACGGGCTGCTGCTGCTCGACCTTGATGATCTGCAGGCGATGCTCGCCCATTGCGCGGAACGGGCGGCCGAGCTGACGACCAGCTTCGGCAATGTGTCGAAGCAGAGCGTGGGCGCCATCCAGCGCGCGCTGCTGCAGCTGCGCGCGCAGGGGGGCGACCATTTCTTCGGCGAACCGGCGCTCGACCTCGCCGATTTCCTGAAGACCGACGAGGCCGGGCGCGGTGTCGTCAATCTGCTCGCCGCCGACCGGCTGATGGCGAGCCCGCGCCTCTATTCGACCTTTTTGCTGTGGTTGCTGTCCGAACTGTTCGAGCGGCTGCCCGAAGTCGGCGATCCGGACCGGCCGAAGCTGGTGTTCTTTTTCGACGAGGCGCACCTGCTGTTCAACGAGGCCCCGCCTGCGCTGATCGAGAAGATCGAGCAGGTGGTGCGGCTGATCCGCTCCAAGGGCGTCGGCGTCTATTTCATCACCCAGAATCCCGTGGATATTCCCGACACCGTCGCCGGGCAGCTGGGCAACCGCGTCCAGCATGCGCTGCGCGCCTTCACCCCGCGCGACCAGAAGGCGATCCGCGCCGCCGCCGAGACGTTTCGCGCCAATCCCGGCGTCGATGTCGCAACCGCGATCACCGAGCTGAAGGTCGGGGAGGCGCTGGTGTCGCTGCTCCAGCCCGATGGCGCGCCGAGCCCGGTCGCGCGCACGCTGATCAAGCCGCCCGCCTCGCGCGTCGGCCCGCTGACGGCGGAGGAACGGGCGGCGGTGCGTGCCGCCGATGCGATTGGCGGGCGATATGCGACGCGCATCGACCGCGAATCGGCCGAGGAAATGCTGGCCGCCCGGGCCGAGGCGGCAGCGGCGCGGGCCGCGCAGACGAGGACGGCAAACGAGGAGCCGGACGATGCGCGCGGATCGGGTCAGGGCACGCTCGACATCGCGCTGCGCTCGGCGGCGCGCGCTGCATCCTCGTCGCTCGGCCGGCAGGTCGCGAACGAAATCGGCCGCGCCATGTTTGGCGGCGGTGGACGGCGACGGCGCAGCGAAGGCGGGCTGGCGGGCCAGCTGCTGCGCGGGATGCTGGGCACGCTGCTCAAATAG
- a CDS encoding Do family serine endopeptidase, with protein MRYAYAITSALLLGGVASSLTLHQPLGAQQAQTAAAAPRGAPQSFADLAARLQPAVVNISTTQRVQVRSANPFAGTPFADLFGGGEAGRPVTRQAQSLGSGFIISADGYIVTNNHVVAPGREGAVVETITVTLPDRREFKARLIGRDLASDLAVLKIDAANMPFVQFGDSTRTRVGDWVLAIGNPFGLGGTVTAGIVSALHRNTGQGGAYDRYIQTDASINQGNSGGPMFDLNGNVIGINTAIFSPSGGNVGIGFAIPAEQAKPVIDQLMKGGRVKRGYLGVQIQPIDETIAESLGLEKNRGELIAGVEPGQAAERAGIRQGDVVVSVGGEPVTPDQTLSYLVSNSAIGAKVPIELLRDGRRMTVTVTVGERPPEEQLAQRFGGEDGQFGNEENDEDTQAAAQAAIGLAVQPLTPAIARQVGAPANTRGLVIGGIDPSSDAATKGLQRGDIIIAINRRPAASLDDVRAAVAEAKAAERGSVLLLVQRGANPPRYIGVRIKK; from the coding sequence GTGCGCTACGCCTATGCCATCACTTCCGCGCTGCTGCTTGGCGGTGTCGCCTCTTCGCTGACGCTGCATCAGCCGCTGGGCGCCCAGCAGGCCCAGACGGCGGCTGCCGCGCCGCGCGGCGCGCCGCAGAGCTTTGCCGATCTCGCGGCGCGCCTGCAGCCTGCGGTCGTCAACATCTCGACCACCCAGCGGGTCCAGGTCCGCTCCGCCAATCCCTTTGCGGGCACGCCCTTTGCCGATCTGTTCGGCGGCGGCGAAGCCGGCCGGCCGGTCACCCGTCAGGCCCAGTCGCTCGGCTCCGGCTTCATCATTTCGGCCGACGGGTACATCGTCACCAACAATCACGTCGTCGCCCCGGGGCGTGAGGGCGCGGTGGTCGAAACCATCACCGTCACCCTGCCCGACCGGCGCGAGTTCAAGGCGCGGCTGATCGGCCGCGACCTCGCGTCGGACCTCGCGGTGCTCAAGATCGATGCGGCCAACATGCCGTTCGTCCAGTTCGGCGATTCGACGCGCACCCGCGTCGGCGACTGGGTGCTTGCGATCGGCAACCCGTTCGGCCTTGGCGGCACGGTGACCGCGGGCATCGTCTCGGCGCTGCATCGCAACACCGGCCAGGGCGGCGCCTATGACCGCTACATCCAGACCGATGCCTCGATCAATCAGGGCAATTCGGGCGGGCCGATGTTCGACCTCAATGGCAATGTCATCGGCATCAACACCGCGATCTTCTCGCCCTCCGGCGGCAATGTCGGCATCGGCTTTGCGATTCCCGCCGAACAGGCGAAGCCGGTGATCGACCAGCTGATGAAGGGCGGGCGCGTCAAGCGCGGCTATCTGGGCGTCCAGATCCAGCCGATCGACGAGACGATCGCGGAATCGCTCGGCCTTGAAAAGAACCGGGGCGAGCTGATCGCCGGCGTCGAGCCCGGCCAGGCCGCCGAACGCGCCGGCATCCGCCAGGGCGACGTCGTCGTGTCGGTCGGCGGCGAGCCGGTGACCCCGGACCAGACCCTGTCCTATCTCGTCTCGAACAGCGCCATCGGGGCCAAGGTGCCGATCGAGCTGCTCCGCGACGGCCGCCGCATGACGGTGACGGTCACGGTCGGCGAGCGTCCGCCCGAAGAGCAGCTGGCACAGCGCTTCGGCGGCGAAGACGGCCAGTTCGGCAATGAGGAGAATGACGAAGACACCCAGGCCGCCGCGCAGGCGGCGATCGGGCTTGCCGTGCAGCCGCTGACCCCGGCGATCGCGCGTCAGGTCGGCGCGCCGGCGAACACGCGCGGGTTGGTGATCGGCGGCATCGATCCGTCGAGCGATGCGGCGACCAAGGGGCTGCAGCGCGGCGACATCATCATCGCGATCAACCGCCGTCCGGCGGCGAGCCTGGACGATGTCCGGGCGGCCGTGGCCGAGGCCAAGGCCGCCGAGCGCGGCAGCGTGCTGCTGCTCGTCCAGCGCGGGGCCAATCCGCCGCGCTATATCGGCGTGCGCATCAAGAAGTAA
- the hflC gene encoding protease modulator HflC, with product MNPALNWRNPAVLAVAAIALLVILASTLAVVPETRQAVIVRFGEPISIVNRYRPGENFGTSGAGLIARLPFVDQIVWVDKRVMDIEMDRQQVLSTDQLRLNVDAYARFRIIDPLRTYITAGNERRVADQLRPILGSALRNELGKVPFARLLSPERGQIMDNIQAGLNRVARQYGAEIVDVRIKRADLPEGTPLDSAFERMRSAREQEALTIDAQGRKQAQIIRAEADAEAARTYAASFGKDADFYEFYRAMQSYRQTFGANGQTPEAATNIILSPGNAYLREFNGRGR from the coding sequence GTGAACCCGGCCCTGAACTGGCGCAACCCGGCGGTGCTGGCGGTCGCGGCGATCGCCCTGCTCGTCATCCTCGCCTCGACGCTGGCCGTGGTTCCCGAAACGCGGCAGGCGGTGATCGTCCGCTTCGGCGAGCCGATCAGCATCGTCAACCGTTACCGCCCCGGCGAAAACTTCGGCACATCGGGTGCCGGCCTGATCGCGCGGCTGCCGTTCGTCGACCAGATCGTCTGGGTCGACAAGCGGGTGATGGATATCGAGATGGACCGGCAGCAGGTGCTGTCGACCGACCAGCTGCGGCTGAATGTCGATGCCTATGCGCGGTTCCGCATCATCGATCCGCTGCGCACCTACATCACTGCCGGCAATGAGCGCCGCGTCGCCGATCAGCTGCGCCCGATTCTCGGTTCGGCGCTGCGCAACGAACTGGGCAAGGTGCCGTTCGCGCGGCTGCTCAGCCCGGAACGCGGCCAGATCATGGACAATATCCAGGCCGGGCTGAACCGGGTCGCGCGCCAATATGGCGCGGAAATCGTCGATGTGCGGATCAAGCGCGCCGACCTGCCCGAGGGCACGCCGCTCGATTCGGCGTTCGAGCGGATGCGCTCGGCGCGCGAGCAGGAGGCGCTCACCATCGACGCCCAGGGCCGCAAACAGGCGCAGATCATCCGCGCCGAAGCCGATGCCGAAGCGGCACGCACCTATGCCGCCAGTTTCGGCAAGGATGCAGATTTCTATGAATTCTACCGGGCAATGCAGTCCTATCGCCAGACCTTCGGCGCCAATGGCCAGACCCCGGAAGCGGCGACAAACATCATCCTGTCGCCCGGCAATGCCTATCTGCGGGAGTTCAACGGGCGCGGCCGGTGA
- the hflK gene encoding FtsH protease activity modulator HflK: MSRTTGWFRPRGAMLNDAGGPWGGGQGGNNNGSGGNGGGDGGPPRNPWSTPPGGRPRGPRPGGPTALDELLRRGRAGFGRGGMPDFGGRPIWLYAVLALAGAWVLFTSLHRIGPQERGVILRLGSYAGTMGPGVNISFPAPIDRVVKQDIEAIRTVDIGSPSAESENLMLTGDQNIVDLAYSVRWNISDPALFLFQLAEPEETIREVGESAMRAVIGTVNLNDAIGSGRTAIETQVAQRMQEILNDYRAGVRIQGVAIRQADPPQAVNESFKRVSASQQQAIRYLNDARAYAQQVTARAQGEAASFDKVYAEYRLAPDVTRRRMYYETMEQVLSKVDKTIVEAPGVVPYLPLPEAARRARPVEEPAQ; encoded by the coding sequence ATGAGCAGGACGACGGGGTGGTTCAGGCCACGAGGCGCGATGTTGAACGATGCTGGCGGTCCCTGGGGCGGCGGGCAAGGCGGCAACAATAATGGCAGCGGCGGCAACGGGGGCGGTGACGGCGGCCCCCCGCGCAACCCGTGGAGCACGCCCCCGGGCGGTCGGCCCCGCGGACCCCGGCCCGGCGGACCCACTGCGCTGGACGAGCTGCTGCGCCGCGGGCGCGCGGGCTTTGGCCGCGGCGGGATGCCCGATTTCGGCGGACGGCCGATCTGGCTCTATGCGGTGCTCGCCCTTGCCGGGGCGTGGGTGCTGTTCACCAGCCTGCACCGCATCGGGCCGCAGGAACGCGGCGTGATCCTGAGGCTGGGCAGCTATGCCGGCACCATGGGTCCGGGCGTCAACATCAGTTTCCCGGCCCCCATCGACCGGGTGGTCAAGCAGGACATCGAGGCGATCCGCACCGTCGATATCGGCTCACCCTCCGCCGAATCGGAAAATCTGATGCTGACCGGCGACCAGAACATCGTCGATCTCGCCTATTCGGTGCGCTGGAACATCAGCGACCCGGCGCTGTTCCTGTTCCAGCTCGCAGAGCCCGAGGAAACCATCCGCGAGGTCGGCGAAAGCGCGATGCGCGCGGTGATCGGCACGGTCAATCTGAACGATGCGATCGGCTCCGGCCGCACCGCGATCGAGACCCAGGTCGCGCAGCGGATGCAGGAAATCCTGAACGATTATCGTGCCGGGGTGCGCATCCAGGGTGTCGCCATCCGCCAGGCCGATCCGCCCCAGGCGGTCAATGAAAGCTTCAAGCGCGTGTCCGCCTCGCAGCAGCAGGCGATCCGCTATCTGAACGATGCCCGCGCCTATGCGCAGCAGGTGACGGCCCGCGCCCAGGGCGAGGCGGCGTCGTTCGACAAGGTGTATGCCGAATACCGGCTGGCGCCCGACGTGACCCGCCGGCGCATGTATTACGAGACGATGGAGCAGGTTCTGTCCAAGGTCGACAAGACGATCGTCGAAGCACCGGGCGTCGTGCCCTATCTGCCGTTGCCCGAGGCCGCGCGCCGCGCCCGTCCGGTCGAGGAGCCGGCGCAGTGA
- a CDS encoding P-loop NTPase: protein MDIPAPTPDQLLAAIAPITGSRAAAPRIHQGRVSLILDVTGLSAAGRDGMAEAATAALRAVPGVAEVRVAMTSERVDRRIIAVGSGKGGVGKSTLAANLAVALARAGRRVGLVDADIYGPSVPRLMAVEGTRPEAEDKTLIPVMTPAGIPVLSMGQLVRPGQALAWRGPMAASALGQLIDSAWGDVELLVVDLPPGTGDVQLSMISKWRPAGAVIVSTPQDLALIDATRAIDLFNQANVPVIGLVENMAGYLCPHCGKGSDPFGQGGAEAAAARLGIGFLGRIPLDIALRTASDAGQPPAAGDDALATLFAGLAGQVNDWLDRTPRPGV from the coding sequence ATGGACATTCCCGCTCCCACGCCCGACCAGTTGCTGGCCGCGATCGCCCCGATCACCGGCAGCCGCGCCGCCGCCCCGCGCATTCATCAGGGGCGGGTCAGCCTGATCCTCGACGTGACCGGCCTGAGCGCGGCGGGCCGCGACGGTATGGCCGAGGCCGCGACCGCTGCGCTGCGCGCGGTGCCGGGCGTCGCCGAGGTGCGCGTGGCGATGACCAGCGAACGGGTCGACCGCCGCATCATTGCCGTCGGCAGCGGCAAGGGCGGGGTCGGCAAATCGACGCTGGCGGCCAATCTCGCGGTCGCGCTGGCGCGCGCCGGCCGCCGGGTCGGGCTGGTTGACGCCGATATCTATGGTCCGTCGGTCCCCCGGCTGATGGCGGTCGAAGGCACGCGGCCCGAGGCTGAGGACAAGACGCTGATCCCGGTGATGACGCCGGCGGGGATCCCGGTGCTGTCGATGGGGCAGCTTGTGCGCCCCGGCCAGGCGCTGGCCTGGCGCGGCCCGATGGCGGCAAGCGCGCTCGGCCAGCTGATCGACTCCGCCTGGGGCGATGTCGAGCTGCTGGTCGTCGATCTGCCGCCGGGCACCGGCGATGTGCAGCTGTCGATGATCAGCAAATGGCGGCCGGCGGGCGCGGTGATCGTGTCGACGCCGCAGGATCTGGCGCTGATCGACGCCACCCGCGCGATCGATCTGTTCAATCAGGCCAATGTGCCGGTGATCGGGCTGGTCGAGAATATGGCCGGCTATCTCTGCCCGCATTGCGGCAAGGGCAGCGACCCGTTCGGCCAGGGCGGGGCCGAGGCGGCGGCGGCGCGGCTTGGCATCGGCTTTCTAGGGCGCATCCCGCTCGACATCGCGCTCCGCACCGCATCCGACGCCGGCCAGCCCCCGGCGGCGGGTGACGATGCGCTGGCGACGCTGTTCGCCGGGCTGGCGGGGCAGGTGAATGACTGGCTGGATCGCACGCCCCGTCCGGGCGTTTGA